In the Streptomyces sp. BHT-5-2 genome, one interval contains:
- a CDS encoding DUF4233 domain-containing protein, translating to MRTLCAGTLIGEFFVIGFAGLVAMQLTDISRATIWIVSGVAMLLSLLLCGMLSRPGGVQLGWALQIALIASGLVVPTMFFLGAVFAALWWASVHFGRKVDEAKARFAAEATTAG from the coding sequence ATGCGCACCCTGTGTGCCGGCACCCTGATAGGAGAGTTCTTCGTGATCGGCTTCGCCGGCCTGGTCGCGATGCAGCTCACCGACATCTCCCGGGCCACCATCTGGATCGTCAGCGGTGTCGCGATGCTGCTGAGCCTGCTGCTGTGCGGGATGCTGTCCCGCCCCGGCGGGGTGCAGCTGGGCTGGGCACTCCAGATCGCCCTGATCGCCAGCGGCCTGGTCGTCCCCACGATGTTCTTCCTCGGCGCGGTCTTCGCCGCCCTGTGGTGGGCCTCGGTCCACTTCGGCCGCAAGGTGGACGAGGCGAAGGCCCGCTTCGCGGCCGAGGCGACGACGGCGGGCTGA
- a CDS encoding folylpolyglutamate synthase/dihydrofolate synthase family protein: protein MSERPQNDDPDPTPDPADAFEEMVEAETERDPDLAVIEAGSRTLRAQAGPPQGEQVPARPADPEVDRALRAVEEELGGRWGETQLDPSTARIAALMDILGSPQRAYPSIHITGTNGKTSTARMIEALFGAFELRTGRYTSPHVQSVTERISLDGSPVSAERFIETYRDIAPYVEMVDAQQEHRLSFFEVLTAMAFAAFADAPVDVAVVEVGMGGTWDATNVIDGDVAVITPISLDHTDRLGETPEQIAGEKSGIIKKDATVVLAQQPVDAASVMLKRAVEVDATVAREGMEFGVLSREVAVGGQMLTLRGLGGEYPEVFLPLHGAHQAHNAAVALAAVEAFFGIGAGHARTLDIDTVRAAFAAVSSPGRMEVVRRSPTVVLDAAHNPGGARAAAEAVSEAFGFSRLIGVVGASDDKDVRGFLEAFEPIFAEVVVTRNSSQRAMDPDELAAVAVEVFGAERVQVEPRLDDALEAAITLAEEEGEFSGAGVLVTGSVITVGEARLLLGRN from the coding sequence GTGAGCGAGCGCCCCCAGAACGACGATCCCGACCCGACGCCCGACCCGGCCGACGCCTTCGAGGAGATGGTGGAGGCGGAGACCGAGCGCGACCCCGACCTCGCCGTGATCGAGGCCGGCAGCCGGACCCTGCGCGCCCAGGCCGGGCCGCCGCAGGGGGAGCAGGTCCCGGCCCGCCCCGCCGACCCGGAGGTCGACCGCGCGCTGCGCGCCGTCGAGGAGGAGCTCGGCGGCCGCTGGGGCGAGACCCAGCTGGACCCGTCGACCGCGCGCATCGCCGCGCTCATGGACATCCTGGGCTCCCCCCAGCGCGCCTACCCCTCCATCCACATCACGGGGACGAACGGCAAGACCAGCACCGCCCGCATGATCGAGGCCCTGTTCGGCGCCTTCGAGCTGCGCACCGGCCGCTACACCAGCCCGCACGTCCAGTCCGTCACCGAGCGGATCAGCCTCGACGGCAGCCCCGTCTCCGCCGAGCGCTTCATCGAGACCTACCGCGACATCGCGCCGTACGTCGAGATGGTCGACGCCCAGCAGGAGCACCGCCTCTCCTTCTTCGAGGTGCTCACCGCGATGGCCTTCGCCGCGTTCGCCGACGCGCCGGTGGACGTCGCGGTCGTCGAGGTCGGCATGGGCGGCACCTGGGACGCGACCAACGTCATCGACGGCGACGTCGCCGTGATCACCCCGATCTCGCTGGACCACACCGACCGGCTGGGCGAGACGCCCGAGCAGATCGCCGGCGAGAAGTCCGGGATCATCAAGAAGGACGCCACCGTCGTCCTCGCCCAGCAGCCGGTGGACGCGGCCTCGGTGATGCTCAAGCGCGCCGTCGAGGTGGACGCCACGGTCGCCCGCGAGGGCATGGAGTTCGGCGTGCTCTCCCGCGAGGTGGCGGTCGGCGGCCAGATGCTGACCCTGCGCGGCCTCGGCGGCGAGTACCCGGAGGTCTTCCTCCCGCTGCACGGCGCCCACCAGGCGCACAACGCCGCGGTCGCGCTCGCCGCCGTCGAGGCGTTCTTCGGCATCGGCGCCGGCCACGCCCGCACCCTCGACATCGACACCGTCCGCGCCGCGTTCGCCGCGGTCAGCTCGCCCGGCCGGATGGAGGTGGTCCGGCGCAGTCCCACGGTGGTGCTGGACGCCGCGCACAATCCGGGCGGTGCCCGGGCGGCGGCGGAGGCGGTCAGCGAGGCGTTCGGCTTCAGCCGGCTGATCGGCGTCGTCGGCGCCAGCGACGACAAGGACGTCCGGGGCTTCCTGGAGGCGTTCGAGCCGATCTTCGCCGAGGTCGTGGTGACGCGTAATTCCAGCCAGCGGGCGATGGATCCGGACGAGCTGGCCGCCGTCGCGGTGGAGGTCTTCGGCGCCGAGCGCGTCCAGGTCGAACCGCGGCTGGACGACGCCCTGGAGGCGGCGATCACCCTCGCCGAGGAGGAGGGCGAGTTCTCCGGCGCCGGCGTGCTGGTGACCGGCTCGGTGATCACGGTCGGCGAGGCCCGGCTGCTTCTGGGAAGGAACTGA
- a CDS encoding penicillin-binding protein 2 yields MNRPLRRISVCCLSLILALMGWATWIQGAKASDYREDAHNPRVNIARYSSPLGNILVDGQPVTGSAATSSSLKYKRTYKDGPLYAPVTGFSSQIFGSTQLESLYGPLLGGTDSRLQSPADTLLHERPKAGDVATTIDPKVQKAGYEALGGKTGAAIALDPATGRILGMVSTPSYDPGKFAGSSAADQKAWEALTKDGGQPNLNRALRQPLPPGSTFKLVVAAAALENGLYSSVDQATDSPDPYTLPNTRTQLTNESASAPCENATIRTALQYSCNTVFAKMAVDLGKDKVRAQAEKFGFNDAKMDVPVRATKSVYPSDMDQAQTALSGIGQFDDQATPLQMAMVASAIANGGDLKTPQLVDKLTDGGGNTLQQNGPKTYHQAMSGRTAAQLRSAMQTVVDKGTGSNAKIDGVTVGGKTGTAQHGVDNSGTPYAWFVSYADDGKGHRVAVAVMVEDGHAARNEVSGNGLAAPIAKAMMQAALS; encoded by the coding sequence GTGAACAGACCTCTGCGACGGATCTCGGTCTGCTGCCTCTCGCTGATCCTGGCACTGATGGGCTGGGCCACCTGGATCCAGGGTGCCAAGGCCAGCGACTACCGGGAGGACGCGCACAACCCGCGGGTGAACATCGCCAGGTACTCCTCGCCGCTGGGCAACATCCTCGTCGACGGCCAGCCGGTCACCGGCTCGGCCGCCACCTCCTCCTCGCTGAAGTACAAGCGGACCTACAAGGACGGCCCGCTCTACGCCCCGGTCACCGGCTTCTCGTCGCAGATCTTCGGCAGCACCCAGCTGGAGAGCCTCTACGGCCCGCTGCTCGGCGGCACCGACAGCCGCCTCCAGAGCCCCGCCGACACCCTGCTGCACGAGCGCCCCAAGGCCGGCGACGTGGCCACCACCATCGACCCCAAGGTGCAGAAGGCCGGCTACGAGGCGCTGGGCGGCAAGACCGGTGCGGCCATCGCCCTGGACCCGGCGACCGGCCGCATCCTGGGCATGGTCAGCACTCCGTCGTACGACCCGGGGAAGTTCGCCGGGTCCTCCGCCGCCGACCAGAAGGCGTGGGAAGCCCTGACGAAGGACGGCGGTCAGCCGAACCTCAACCGCGCGCTGCGCCAGCCGCTGCCGCCCGGCTCCACCTTCAAACTGGTGGTGGCCGCCGCCGCGCTGGAGAACGGCCTGTACTCCTCGGTGGACCAGGCCACCGACAGCCCCGACCCGTACACCCTGCCGAACACCCGCACCCAGCTGACCAACGAGAGCGCCTCGGCGCCCTGCGAGAACGCCACCATCCGCACCGCGCTCCAGTACTCCTGCAACACCGTCTTCGCCAAGATGGCCGTCGACCTGGGCAAGGACAAGGTGCGGGCGCAGGCCGAGAAGTTCGGCTTCAACGACGCCAAGATGGACGTCCCGGTACGCGCCACCAAGAGCGTCTACCCCTCGGACATGGACCAGGCGCAGACCGCGCTCTCCGGGATCGGCCAGTTCGACGACCAGGCCACCCCGCTCCAGATGGCGATGGTCGCCTCGGCGATCGCGAACGGCGGCGACCTGAAGACCCCGCAGCTGGTCGACAAGCTCACCGACGGCGGCGGCAACACCCTCCAGCAGAACGGCCCGAAGACCTACCACCAGGCGATGTCGGGCCGGACCGCGGCACAGCTGCGCTCGGCGATGCAGACGGTCGTGGACAAGGGCACCGGGTCCAACGCGAAGATCGACGGGGTGACCGTCGGCGGCAAGACCGGCACCGCCCAGCACGGCGTCGACAACAGCGGCACGCCGTACGCCTGGTTCGTCTCGTACGCCGACGACGGCAAGGGGCACCGGGTCGCGGTCGCGGTGATGGTCGAGGACGGGCACGCGGCCCGCAACGAGGTCTCCGGCAACGGCCTGGCGGCCCCGATCGCCAAGGCGATGATGCAGGCCGCGCTGTCCTGA
- a CDS encoding valine--tRNA ligase has translation MTENTQQKHSVPELPTQYTPAEVEGPLYERWVERGYFEADEKSEKPPYTVVIPPPNVTGSLHLGHAFEHTLIDALTRRKRMQGYETLWQPGMDHAGIATQNVVERELAKEGVSRHDLGREAFVERVWQWKGESGGQISGQMRRLGDGVAWSRERFTMDEGLSKAVQTIFKRLYDDELIYRAERIINWCPRCLTAISDIEVEYQDDEGELVSIRYGEGDAAIVVATTRAETMLGDTAVAVHPEDERYAHLVGTEIELPLTGRRIPVVADEHVDPEFGTGAVKVTPAHDPNDFEIGRRHDLANLAVLDERGVITAHGPFQGLDRFEARSAIVGALRAEGRIVAEKRPYTHSVGHCSRCKTTIEPRLSMQWWVKVGPLAKAAGDAVREGKVAIHPKEMESRYFGWVDNLHDWCISRQLWWGHRIPVWYGPNGEVVCVGPDEQPPSGEGWHQDTDVLDTWFSSGLWPFSTLGWPEQTPSVTKFYPNSVLVTGYDILFFWVARMMMFGLYAMDGTPPFHTIALHGMVRDQFGKKMSKSFGNAVNPLDWMDTYGSDAVRFTLARGANPGVDVPIGEDWVQGSRNFANKIWNATRFALMNGATVEGELPPAQALSATDRWILSRLNSVVAEVDAYYDDYQFAKLSDTLFHFAWDEVFDWYVELSKTTFMAGGPAADASRRVLGEVLDVTLRLLHPVVPFVTETLWTTLTGGESVVIADWPADSGFRDAAAEREIETLQQVVTEVRRFRSDQGLQPGQKVPARLDLTGTALAPHETAMRSLLRLTPAAEGFTATASLPVAGATVALDLSGAIDVEAERKRLTKDLLAAEKEKKQATAKLGNDAFLAKAPEPVVEKIRGRLATADADIERITAQLAALPTA, from the coding sequence GTGACCGAGAACACTCAGCAGAAGCACAGCGTCCCCGAACTGCCGACTCAGTACACGCCGGCCGAGGTAGAGGGGCCGCTGTACGAGCGCTGGGTAGAGCGGGGCTACTTCGAGGCGGACGAGAAGAGCGAGAAGCCGCCGTACACCGTCGTCATCCCGCCGCCGAACGTCACGGGCAGCCTGCACCTGGGGCACGCCTTCGAGCACACGCTCATCGACGCGCTCACCCGCCGCAAGCGCATGCAGGGCTACGAGACGCTCTGGCAGCCGGGCATGGACCACGCCGGCATCGCCACCCAGAACGTCGTCGAGCGCGAACTCGCCAAGGAGGGCGTGTCCCGGCACGACCTGGGGCGCGAGGCGTTCGTCGAGCGCGTCTGGCAGTGGAAGGGCGAGTCGGGCGGCCAGATCTCGGGCCAGATGCGTCGGCTCGGTGACGGCGTCGCGTGGTCGCGGGAGCGCTTCACCATGGACGAGGGCCTGTCCAAGGCCGTCCAGACGATCTTCAAGCGGCTCTACGACGACGAGCTGATCTACCGCGCCGAGCGCATCATCAACTGGTGCCCGCGCTGTCTGACCGCCATCTCCGACATCGAGGTGGAGTACCAGGACGACGAGGGCGAGCTGGTCTCGATCCGTTACGGCGAGGGGGACGCCGCCATCGTCGTCGCCACCACCCGCGCCGAGACGATGCTCGGCGACACCGCCGTGGCCGTCCACCCCGAGGACGAGCGGTACGCGCACCTCGTCGGCACCGAGATCGAACTGCCGCTGACCGGCCGGCGGATCCCGGTCGTCGCCGACGAGCACGTCGACCCGGAGTTCGGCACCGGCGCGGTCAAGGTCACCCCGGCGCACGACCCGAACGACTTCGAGATCGGCCGCCGGCACGACCTGGCCAACCTGGCCGTCCTCGACGAGCGCGGCGTGATCACCGCGCACGGCCCGTTCCAGGGGCTGGACCGCTTCGAGGCCCGGTCGGCGATCGTCGGCGCGCTGCGCGCCGAGGGCCGGATCGTCGCCGAGAAGCGCCCGTACACCCACTCCGTCGGGCACTGCTCGCGCTGCAAGACCACCATCGAGCCGCGGCTGTCGATGCAGTGGTGGGTCAAGGTCGGCCCGCTGGCGAAGGCCGCCGGTGACGCGGTCCGCGAGGGCAAGGTCGCGATCCACCCCAAGGAGATGGAGTCCCGCTACTTCGGCTGGGTCGACAACCTCCACGACTGGTGCATCTCGCGCCAGCTGTGGTGGGGCCACCGCATCCCCGTCTGGTACGGGCCGAACGGCGAGGTCGTCTGCGTCGGTCCGGACGAGCAGCCGCCGAGCGGCGAGGGCTGGCACCAGGACACCGACGTCCTGGACACGTGGTTCTCCTCCGGTCTGTGGCCGTTCTCCACGCTGGGCTGGCCCGAGCAGACCCCGAGCGTGACGAAGTTCTACCCGAACTCCGTCCTGGTCACCGGCTACGACATCCTCTTCTTCTGGGTCGCCCGGATGATGATGTTCGGCCTGTACGCGATGGACGGCACCCCGCCGTTCCACACCATCGCGCTGCACGGCATGGTCCGCGACCAGTTCGGCAAGAAGATGTCCAAGTCCTTCGGCAACGCGGTCAATCCGCTGGACTGGATGGACACCTACGGGTCGGATGCGGTGCGGTTCACGCTCGCCCGCGGCGCCAACCCCGGCGTCGACGTCCCGATCGGCGAGGACTGGGTGCAGGGCTCCCGGAACTTCGCCAACAAGATCTGGAACGCCACCCGCTTCGCGCTGATGAACGGCGCGACGGTGGAGGGCGAACTCCCGCCTGCCCAGGCCCTGTCGGCGACCGACCGGTGGATCCTCTCCCGGCTGAACTCCGTCGTCGCCGAGGTCGACGCGTACTACGACGACTACCAGTTCGCCAAGCTGTCGGACACCCTCTTCCACTTCGCCTGGGACGAGGTCTTCGACTGGTACGTGGAGCTGTCGAAGACGACGTTCATGGCGGGCGGCCCGGCCGCCGACGCCTCCCGCCGGGTGCTCGGCGAGGTCCTGGACGTCACCCTGCGGCTGCTGCACCCGGTCGTGCCGTTCGTCACCGAGACGCTGTGGACGACGCTGACCGGCGGCGAGTCGGTGGTCATCGCCGACTGGCCGGCGGACTCCGGCTTCCGGGACGCGGCGGCCGAGCGGGAGATCGAGACGCTCCAGCAGGTCGTCACCGAGGTCCGCCGGTTCCGCTCGGACCAGGGCCTGCAGCCGGGCCAGAAGGTCCCCGCACGGCTGGACCTGACGGGCACCGCGCTGGCGCCGCACGAGACCGCGATGCGCTCCCTGCTGCGCCTGACGCCGGCCGCCGAGGGCTTCACCGCCACCGCGTCCCTGCCGGTCGCCGGCGCCACCGTCGCCCTGGACCTGTCCGGCGCGATCGACGTCGAGGCGGAGCGCAAGCGGCTGACGAAGGACCTGCTCGCGGCCGAGAAGGAGAAGAAGCAGGCCACCGCCAAGCTGGGCAACGACGCGTTCCTCGCCAAGGCGCCGGAGCCGGTGGTGGAGAAGATCCGCGGCCGGCTGGCGACCGCGGACGCCGACATCGAGCGGATCACCGCGCAGTTGGCGGCCCTGCCCACGGCGTAG